In one Pseudomonas sp. R84 genomic region, the following are encoded:
- a CDS encoding DoxX family protein — translation MNASQREERSRDIGLLFLRVSGGLFLLWVHGLPKLLDFTAQLQLIEDPFHLGSHLTLILAIFAEVLCPLLIVAGLLARLACVPILFVLLVALLVVHPQWSVAEGQFGWLLLIVFTTVLIAGPGRLVIPVRLPGVLRYA, via the coding sequence ATGAACGCTTCGCAACGAGAAGAACGGTCGCGCGACATCGGTTTGCTGTTCCTGCGGGTCAGCGGCGGGTTGTTTTTGCTCTGGGTCCACGGCTTGCCCAAGCTGCTGGATTTCACCGCGCAACTGCAACTGATCGAAGACCCGTTCCATCTCGGATCTCACCTCACTTTGATCCTGGCGATCTTCGCCGAAGTCCTCTGCCCACTACTGATCGTCGCCGGGTTACTGGCACGATTGGCGTGCGTGCCTATTCTCTTTGTGCTGCTGGTGGCGTTGCTGGTCGTGCATCCGCAATGGAGTGTGGCCGAGGGGCAGTTCGGCTGGTTGCTGTTGATCGTGTTTACCACTGTGTTGATCGCCGGGCCGGGACGGCTGGTGATTCCTGTTCGTTTGCCCGGAGTGCTGCGTTATGCCTGA
- a CDS encoding amidohydrolase — MSADLILFNGQFHTVDRTKPLASAVAITDGRFVVVGNDNQAMALRGPNTQVVDMHGRCVIPGLNDSHLHLIRGGLNYNLELRWEGVPSLADALRMLKDQADRTPTPQWVRVVGGWNEFQFAEKRMPTLEEINQAAPDTPVFILHLYDRALLNRAALRVAGYTRDTPNPPGGEIVRDSNGNPTGMLVARPNAMILYSTLAKGPKLPLEYQVNSTRQFMRELNRLGLTSAIDAGGGFQNYPDDYQVIEQLAKDDQLTVRIAYNLFTQKPKEELSDFQNWTGSVKLHQGDDFLRHNGAGEMLVFSAADFEDFLEPRPDLPQTMEEELEPVVRHLVEQRWPFRLHATYNESISRMLDVFEKVNRDIPFNGLPWFFDHAETITPQNIERVKALGGGIAIQDRMAFQGEYFVDRYGKQAAEATPPIKRMLAEGVPVGAGTDATRVSSYNPWTSLYWMVSGRTVGGLALYEEGLPRTTALELFTHGSAWFSSEQGKKGQIKVGQLADLAALSADFFHVEEEAIKWIESVMTVVGGKIVYAAGDFEDLGPRSIPVLPDWSPVVKVPGHWRPNSTLQAQVHQCSGPCAVHTHSHEKARMSNAPVSDFAGFWGAFGCSCFAF, encoded by the coding sequence ATGAGCGCCGATCTGATTCTGTTCAATGGTCAATTTCACACCGTTGACCGCACCAAACCGCTGGCCAGTGCCGTGGCAATCACCGATGGCCGCTTCGTGGTTGTTGGCAACGACAATCAAGCGATGGCCCTGCGCGGGCCGAACACGCAAGTGGTCGATATGCATGGTCGCTGCGTTATTCCGGGTCTCAACGACTCGCACTTGCACCTGATCCGTGGCGGTTTGAACTACAACCTCGAACTGCGCTGGGAAGGCGTACCGTCGCTGGCCGATGCGCTGCGCATGCTCAAGGATCAGGCCGATCGCACACCGACTCCGCAATGGGTGCGCGTGGTCGGTGGCTGGAACGAATTCCAGTTCGCCGAAAAACGCATGCCGACCCTCGAAGAGATCAACCAGGCCGCGCCGGACACCCCGGTGTTTATCCTGCACCTGTATGACCGCGCGCTGCTCAACCGCGCCGCGCTGCGCGTGGCCGGTTACACCCGTGACACGCCGAACCCGCCGGGTGGCGAGATCGTCCGTGACAGCAATGGCAACCCGACTGGCATGCTGGTCGCGCGGCCGAACGCGATGATCCTCTACTCGACGCTGGCCAAGGGGCCGAAGCTGCCGCTGGAATATCAGGTCAACTCGACTCGCCAGTTCATGCGCGAACTCAATCGTCTCGGCCTGACCAGCGCGATCGATGCCGGCGGTGGTTTCCAGAACTACCCCGACGATTATCAGGTGATCGAGCAACTGGCCAAAGACGACCAGTTGACCGTGCGCATCGCTTACAACCTGTTCACCCAGAAGCCAAAAGAAGAGCTGAGCGATTTCCAGAACTGGACCGGCAGCGTCAAGTTGCACCAGGGCGACGACTTCCTGCGCCACAACGGCGCCGGCGAGATGCTGGTGTTCTCCGCAGCGGACTTCGAAGACTTCCTCGAACCGCGCCCCGATCTGCCGCAAACCATGGAAGAAGAGCTGGAGCCGGTGGTGCGCCACCTGGTCGAGCAGCGCTGGCCGTTCCGTTTGCACGCGACCTACAACGAATCGATCAGCCGTATGCTCGACGTGTTCGAGAAGGTTAACCGTGACATTCCGTTCAACGGTCTGCCGTGGTTCTTCGACCACGCCGAAACCATCACCCCGCAGAACATCGAGCGGGTGAAAGCGTTGGGCGGCGGCATTGCGATCCAGGATCGCATGGCGTTCCAGGGCGAGTACTTTGTCGACCGCTACGGCAAGCAAGCCGCCGAAGCGACTCCGCCGATCAAGCGCATGCTCGCCGAAGGTGTGCCGGTCGGTGCGGGCACCGATGCAACGCGGGTGTCGAGCTACAACCCGTGGACCTCGCTGTACTGGATGGTCAGCGGCCGCACCGTCGGCGGTCTGGCCTTGTACGAAGAAGGTCTGCCGCGCACCACGGCGCTGGAACTGTTCACCCACGGCAGCGCCTGGTTCTCCTCGGAGCAGGGCAAGAAAGGCCAGATCAAGGTCGGGCAACTGGCGGATCTGGCGGCGCTGAGCGCGGACTTCTTCCATGTCGAGGAAGAGGCGATCAAGTGGATCGAGTCGGTAATGACCGTGGTTGGCGGCAAAATTGTCTACGCCGCCGGCGACTTTGAAGACCTCGGCCCACGCTCGATTCCGGTGCTGCCGGACTGGTCACCGGTGGTGAAAGTCCCAGGCCACTGGCGGCCGAATTCGACATTGCAGGCGCAGGTCCACCAGTGCAGCGGCCCGTGCGCGGTGCATACCCACAGCCATGAAAAGGCGCGGATGTCGAACGCGCCGGTCAGCGACTTCGCCGGTTTCTGGGGTGCGTTCGGCTGTTCCTGCTTCGCTTTCTGA
- a CDS encoding mechanosensitive ion channel family protein, with protein MTLFYTHLLSWSAALLLLDAVLWHFSPFTHRAPRVGVRLVLFLAFTALVINAGVSPLQAPQFVDDRVAQLGATALGILWWLYAARVLTEVIGLALMRRIGHSGRLLQDVIGALVFLVATVAAAGYVLELPVKGLLATSGVVAIVVGLALQSTLADVFSGIVLNTTKPYQVDDFVVIDGVEGKVFDIDWRATHLLTSAGTMAVVPNSVAAKAKIVNLSRPNNMHGVSISIKVPNHIRPRRVLDALDRTLQGSSSLLLTPAPKAVLKEAGETMSEYVASGFIAELGKKSEVRNQLFDLAHRHLEAAGISRHPDGVIEPSTRARALLDEVKVFRSLSSEERDRLAESMVAQQYAAGQVVLDLDEVPDSLFVIATGVVSATVPDGDSKVEAGRMGPSEVMGEQSILADTPSQATFTALTSSIIYRLDKNLTRECMAQRTEVGRALNKLQAVRQQNSRLALMAKPVVVRKGGFLGWLQKR; from the coding sequence ATGACCCTTTTCTACACTCACCTGCTGTCCTGGAGCGCTGCCCTGCTGCTGCTCGACGCTGTGCTCTGGCACTTCTCGCCCTTCACCCATCGCGCCCCGAGAGTCGGTGTGCGGCTGGTGCTGTTTCTCGCGTTCACGGCGCTGGTGATCAACGCCGGCGTCAGTCCGTTGCAGGCACCACAGTTTGTCGATGACCGGGTGGCGCAATTGGGTGCGACGGCGCTGGGCATTCTCTGGTGGCTGTACGCCGCGCGGGTGCTGACCGAAGTTATCGGCCTGGCGCTGATGCGTCGCATCGGCCACAGCGGTCGTTTGCTGCAGGACGTGATCGGCGCCCTGGTGTTTCTGGTCGCAACGGTCGCCGCTGCCGGTTACGTGCTGGAGCTGCCGGTGAAAGGTTTGCTGGCGACCTCCGGCGTGGTCGCCATCGTTGTCGGTCTGGCGCTGCAAAGCACCCTGGCTGACGTGTTTTCCGGGATCGTGCTCAACACCACCAAGCCGTATCAGGTGGATGATTTCGTGGTGATCGACGGCGTCGAAGGCAAGGTCTTCGACATCGACTGGCGCGCTACGCACCTGCTGACCAGCGCCGGGACCATGGCGGTAGTGCCGAACTCGGTCGCGGCCAAGGCGAAGATCGTCAACCTCAGCCGTCCGAACAACATGCATGGCGTGTCGATCAGCATCAAAGTGCCGAATCACATCCGCCCACGTCGGGTACTCGATGCGCTTGATCGCACCTTGCAGGGCAGCAGTTCGCTGTTGCTGACGCCAGCGCCAAAAGCCGTACTGAAAGAGGCCGGCGAAACCATGTCGGAGTACGTCGCCAGCGGTTTCATCGCCGAGCTCGGCAAAAAAAGCGAAGTGCGCAATCAACTGTTCGACCTCGCCCACCGGCATCTTGAAGCAGCAGGCATTTCGCGCCATCCCGACGGCGTGATCGAGCCGTCGACCCGCGCCCGCGCATTGCTCGATGAAGTGAAAGTCTTCCGCTCGCTGAGCAGTGAGGAGCGTGATCGCCTCGCCGAATCGATGGTTGCGCAGCAGTACGCGGCGGGCCAGGTGGTGCTGGATCTGGACGAAGTGCCGGACAGTCTGTTTGTGATTGCTACCGGCGTCGTCAGTGCGACTGTGCCTGACGGTGACAGCAAGGTCGAGGCCGGGCGAATGGGACCGAGTGAGGTCATGGGTGAACAGAGCATTCTGGCCGATACACCGTCGCAGGCGACGTTCACGGCACTGACGTCGAGCATCATTTATCGACTCGACAAGAATCTGACCCGCGAGTGCATGGCGCAGCGCACGGAGGTCGGTCGGGCGTTGAACAAGTTGCAGGCGGTGCGTCAGCAGAACAGTCGCCTCGCGTTGATGGCCAAGCCGGTGGTGGTGAGGAAAGGTGGGTTTTTGGGTTGGTTGCAGAAGCGTTGA
- the ycaC gene encoding isochorismate family cysteine hydrolase YcaC — translation MSVPYTRLNKDDAVVLLVDHQTGLISLVQDFTPNEFKNNVLALGDIAKFFKLPTILTTSFDAGPNGPIVPELREQFPDAPFIQRPGQINAWDNEDFVKAIKATGRKQLIIAGVVTDVCVAFPTLSAIAEGYEVFVVTDSSGTFNTTVQQAAWARMSAAGAHLLNWFSVACELQGDWRNDMEGLAHLLSERLPNYRNLINSYTKFTAK, via the coding sequence ATGAGCGTTCCTTACACACGTCTGAACAAAGATGATGCGGTTGTACTGCTGGTCGATCACCAGACCGGCCTGATCTCGCTGGTACAGGATTTCACCCCGAACGAATTCAAGAACAACGTGCTGGCGCTGGGCGACATCGCCAAATTCTTCAAGCTGCCAACCATCCTGACCACCAGTTTTGACGCAGGCCCCAACGGCCCGATCGTGCCTGAGTTGCGTGAGCAGTTCCCGGACGCGCCGTTCATTCAGCGCCCGGGCCAGATCAATGCCTGGGACAACGAAGACTTCGTCAAGGCAATCAAGGCCACCGGTCGCAAGCAACTGATCATCGCCGGTGTGGTGACGGACGTTTGCGTAGCGTTCCCGACGCTGTCGGCGATTGCTGAAGGCTACGAAGTGTTTGTCGTGACCGACTCGTCCGGCACCTTCAACACCACTGTGCAACAAGCGGCGTGGGCGCGGATGTCGGCAGCGGGTGCTCATCTGTTGAACTGGTTCTCGGTGGCGTGCGAGCTGCAGGGTGACTGGCGCAACGACATGGAAGGCCTGGCGCATCTGCTGTCGGAGCGTCTGCCTAACTACCGCAATTTGATCAACAGCTATACCAAGTTCACTGCCAAGTAA
- a CDS encoding antibiotic biosynthesis monooxygenase translates to MPEVLNPQTPGADETVTLIIKHRVKAGFESAYEAWLRNIVRVAGQREGHLGVDVVRGKRGRLDFYTCVLRFSTTEAMQGWLESPQRQALVAEAAPMLADGDQTEVAPIKEFWFTPLADAATPPPRWKQAVITLLVILPHTLLVPLIWGPLLALHPLLSNYVVATFLITLTIVLSVVYVVMPPVTRLFTPWLEASQAHEHLDSQETSPR, encoded by the coding sequence ATGCCTGAAGTCCTCAATCCACAAACACCGGGGGCCGATGAGACGGTCACGCTGATCATCAAGCACCGGGTCAAGGCCGGTTTCGAGTCGGCGTACGAGGCCTGGCTGCGCAATATCGTCCGCGTGGCGGGGCAGCGTGAGGGGCATTTGGGTGTGGACGTGGTGCGCGGCAAGCGCGGCCGTCTCGATTTCTACACTTGCGTGCTGCGCTTCAGCACCACCGAAGCGATGCAAGGCTGGCTGGAGTCGCCGCAGCGTCAGGCACTGGTCGCCGAAGCCGCGCCAATGCTGGCTGATGGCGATCAGACCGAAGTCGCGCCGATCAAGGAATTCTGGTTTACGCCGCTGGCCGACGCCGCTACGCCACCGCCGCGCTGGAAACAAGCCGTCATCACGCTGCTGGTGATTCTGCCGCACACCTTGCTGGTGCCGCTGATCTGGGGGCCGCTGTTGGCGTTGCATCCGCTGCTTTCCAATTACGTGGTCGCCACGTTCCTGATCACCCTGACCATCGTCCTGTCGGTGGTGTACGTGGTGATGCCGCCGGTCACCCGTTTGTTTACGCCGTGGCTCGAAGCCAGCCAGGCCCATGAACACCTCGATTCCCAAGAAACCTCGCCACGCTGA